A genomic window from Macrococcus sp. 19Msa1099 includes:
- a CDS encoding cytidine deaminase — translation MSIEQKLFDEAKSFIVKRFPKGWGGAAAMYSKKGEIYISVAPEVINASSELCIETGAILEAHKFDDIITHSICVVRDDENSEFKVLTPCGTCQERLLYWGNNVKVAVTNDSSNLEYKSLRELQPFHWTNAYHDIEFKEIL, via the coding sequence ATGAGTATCGAACAAAAATTATTTGATGAAGCCAAATCTTTTATTGTTAAACGTTTCCCTAAAGGATGGGGAGGTGCTGCAGCGATGTATTCCAAGAAAGGTGAAATTTATATTTCAGTTGCTCCCGAGGTAATTAATGCTTCATCAGAATTATGTATTGAAACAGGAGCGATTTTAGAAGCTCATAAATTTGATGATATTATTACACATAGTATCTGTGTTGTAAGAGATGATGAAAATAGTGAATTTAAAGTTTTAACACCATGCGGTACATGCCAAGAAAGATTACTTTATTGGGGTAACAATGTGAAGGTGGCTGTCACTAATGATAGTAGCAATTTAGAATATAAGTCATTAAGAGAGTTACAACCGTTTCACTGGACAAATGCATATCATGATATTGAATTCAAAGAGATCTTATAA
- a CDS encoding DUF6710 family protein has translation MFSKRIDTNNKGLMYFFKKNGTKDDIKKEQLNNILNGAKDLLKENKSVKYRSLHPVFSYIKIFTDLIQNKSASNILKYGRDNILYKNEYFNIVDAYLEPLLTLQNKVLYDKDSYENNVYMPKELLISNARSPIITTIWNSERIIDNIKSIGDGIIIDTYITRKNSFIEDSTNHRAIYLYPMGVTYVYNGNHSIFSGMNKGEGHFHVEKIIDMSELYSKYHFDGKYLINKETNEREEIFFEIGVLIEIGRLLINHPEVFPVEVRKHLQ, from the coding sequence ATGTTTTCTAAAAGGATAGACACAAACAATAAAGGCTTAATGTATTTCTTTAAAAAAAATGGAACAAAAGATGATATAAAAAAAGAGCAGCTGAATAATATATTAAATGGCGCAAAAGATCTATTAAAAGAAAACAAGAGTGTAAAATATCGAAGTCTACATCCAGTATTTAGTTATATAAAGATATTTACTGATCTCATTCAAAATAAGTCAGCAAGTAACATATTAAAATATGGAAGAGATAATATTTTATACAAAAACGAATATTTTAATATCGTAGACGCTTATCTCGAACCTCTACTAACACTGCAAAATAAAGTTCTATATGATAAAGATAGCTATGAAAATAATGTTTATATGCCTAAGGAATTATTGATATCTAATGCAAGATCTCCGATTATAACTACCATTTGGAATAGTGAAAGAATTATAGACAATATAAAATCAATTGGTGATGGTATTATAATAGACACCTACATCACTAGAAAAAACTCGTTCATTGAAGATAGTACAAATCATCGCGCGATATATCTTTATCCTATGGGTGTTACATATGTCTACAACGGAAACCATTCTATCTTTTCTGGTATGAATAAGGGGGAAGGACATTTTCATGTAGAAAAGATTATAGATATGAGTGAACTTTATAGTAAATATCACTTTGATGGGAAGTACCTAATAAATAAAGAAACTAATGAGCGAGAAGAAATATTCTTTGAAATCGGTGTACTTATCGAGATAGGTCGATTGCTAATCAATCATCCAGAAGTCTTTCCAGTTGAAGTAAGAAAGCACCTGCAGTAA
- a CDS encoding ParA family protein has protein sequence MTKTITVGNFKGGVGKSTYVELLTYILSTKYDKKILVIDSDPQADVTEKLKRTFHKEEMEPETELLQSIKNAVDSNFEKTIEDAIITIHDNVDLLHGSWELEQFDTYVVEELKDKKARYYLFYTLLKDIKEKYDYVIFDTRPSTGITTTNAICCSDYMIITTQTEEASANSTRKIYNYVGSMLQYNENIELIGILPYLIDPNGSTVEQVEAELRAEFEEDVYEHIIRRSKRVIAWGKYGITEHLPYDKKTLHMYENAVKETLERIEKIESEE, from the coding sequence ATGACTAAGACGATTACAGTTGGTAATTTTAAAGGTGGAGTTGGAAAGTCAACTTATGTTGAATTACTGACATACATTCTATCGACAAAATACGATAAAAAGATACTTGTTATTGACTCAGACCCTCAGGCAGATGTTACAGAGAAATTAAAACGTACTTTTCATAAAGAAGAAATGGAACCAGAGACAGAACTGCTTCAATCAATAAAGAATGCAGTGGATAGTAACTTTGAAAAAACGATAGAAGATGCGATTATCACAATTCACGATAATGTAGATTTACTACATGGTTCGTGGGAGTTAGAGCAATTTGACACGTATGTTGTGGAGGAGCTGAAAGATAAAAAAGCGAGATACTATCTTTTCTATACACTTCTAAAGGACATTAAAGAAAAATATGATTATGTCATTTTTGATACGAGACCATCAACAGGAATAACAACGACAAATGCTATCTGCTGTAGTGACTATATGATAATTACTACACAGACTGAAGAAGCAAGCGCAAACTCTACTCGAAAAATCTATAACTATGTGGGATCTATGCTTCAATATAATGAGAATATTGAATTAATTGGTATACTACCCTATCTCATAGATCCTAATGGAAGCACTGTAGAACAGGTAGAAGCAGAGCTGCGAGCAGAGTTTGAAGAAGATGTATACGAACATATTATAAGACGTTCTAAACGTGTAATTGCTTGGGGTAAATATGGCATAACAGAACACCTGCCATATGACAAAAAGACATTACATATGTATGAAAATGCTGTAAAAGAGACTTTAGAGCGAATAGAAAAAATAGAAAGTGAGGAATAG
- the tnpB gene encoding IS200/IS605 family element RNA-guided endonuclease TnpB, with product MERLKAYKFRLYPTEEQELFFTKSFGCVRKVYNLMLEDRINGYEKIKNDSSKKRSFPTPAKYKKEFPFLKEVDSLALANAQLNLDKAYKNFFRDKSVGFPKFKSKKHPVQSYTTNNQNGTIALIDSKFIKVPKLKSLIRIKLHRQPKGIIKSATISRHSSGKHYISLLCEEEIMELPKINSAIGIDLGITDFAILSDGQKIDNNKFTLKMAQKLKREQRKLSRRALLAKQKGINLFEARNYQKQKLKVARLHEKVMNQRTDFLNKLSTELINNHDIICIEDLNTKGMLRNHKLAKSISDVSWSSFVTKLQYKADWYGREIIKIDKWFPSSQVCSECGHQDAKKSLGIREWTCPICHTHHDRDINASINILTEGLRIKELA from the coding sequence ATGGAACGATTAAAAGCATATAAATTCAGATTATATCCAACAGAAGAACAAGAACTTTTCTTTACCAAGTCTTTTGGTTGTGTTCGTAAAGTTTATAACCTAATGCTTGAAGACAGAATAAATGGTTATGAGAAAATTAAAAATGATTCATCTAAAAAAAGAAGTTTTCCAACACCTGCAAAATATAAAAAAGAATTTCCATTCTTGAAAGAAGTGGACAGTCTTGCATTAGCTAATGCACAACTAAATTTAGACAAAGCATATAAAAATTTCTTTCGTGATAAATCCGTCGGATTTCCAAAATTCAAAAGCAAGAAGCATCCTGTCCAAAGCTACACTACGAATAATCAAAATGGAACAATCGCTTTGATAGATAGTAAATTTATCAAAGTGCCTAAGTTAAAATCATTAATAAGAATTAAGCTTCATAGACAACCTAAAGGGATTATCAAATCTGCAACAATATCACGTCATTCGAGTGGGAAACACTATATTTCCTTGTTGTGTGAAGAAGAAATAATGGAGCTCCCTAAAATCAACTCTGCTATTGGGATTGATCTCGGTATAACTGATTTTGCTATTCTTTCAGATGGCCAGAAGATTGATAATAATAAATTCACTTTAAAAATGGCACAGAAACTAAAGCGTGAACAACGCAAATTGTCGAGGCGAGCACTATTAGCTAAGCAAAAAGGTATCAATTTGTTTGAAGCTAGAAATTATCAAAAACAAAAACTTAAAGTTGCAAGATTACACGAAAAAGTAATGAATCAACGTACTGATTTTCTGAATAAGTTAAGTACAGAGCTTATCAATAATCACGATATTATCTGTATTGAAGACTTAAATACAAAGGGTATGTTGCGCAATCATAAACTAGCGAAAAGTATTTCAGATGTATCTTGGTCTAGTTTTGTAACTAAACTACAATATAAGGCTGACTGGTATGGACGCGAAATTATCAAGATAGATAAATGGTTTCCATCTAGTCAAGTTTGTTCGGAGTGCGGACATCAAGATGCCAAGAAATCTCTCGGAATTAGAGAATGGACTTGTCCTATTTGTCATACTCATCATGACCGGGATATCAACGCGAGTATAAATATTCTGACCGAAGGTCTACGAATAAAGGAATTAGCTTAG
- a CDS encoding MepB family protein has product MHSFKIWNKIFEDREIIVEKEDWNKEYEGLNISSGNFNFKSRLAKKTPKKPGYFVAIWKKDSLNKNIPFNEDDIGDYLVINILDDYNEGQFVFPVSILIEKGIVKADNSKGKMAFRLYPPWFKDLNKAAMVSQKWQSEHFYKMGEYKFD; this is encoded by the coding sequence ATGCATTCTTTTAAAATATGGAACAAAATATTCGAAGATAGAGAAATAATTGTAGAAAAAGAAGATTGGAATAAGGAGTATGAAGGTTTAAATATTTCAAGTGGAAATTTTAATTTTAAAAGTAGATTAGCAAAGAAAACTCCTAAGAAACCGGGATATTTCGTTGCTATATGGAAGAAAGATTCCCTTAATAAAAATATACCTTTTAATGAAGATGATATTGGGGATTACCTTGTAATTAATATTCTTGATGACTATAATGAAGGTCAGTTTGTTTTCCCTGTTTCGATCCTAATCGAAAAAGGTATTGTCAAAGCAGATAATTCAAAAGGCAAAATGGCTTTTAGATTGTATCCACCATGGTTCAAAGATTTGAATAAAGCTGCAATGGTTAGTCAGAAATGGCAGTCTGAACATTTTTATAAGATGGGTGAATATAAGTTTGACTAA
- the tnpA gene encoding IS200/IS605 family transposase — MELDTNNHSVFLLYYHLVLVTKYRRQVIDDEISEYAKDTFERISKSYHITLVEWNHDKDHIHIMFKAQPKTEMTKFINAYKSASSRLIKRDFPKVKQFLWREMFWSKSFCLLTTGGAPIDVIKKYIQNQGNNHK, encoded by the coding sequence ATGGAATTAGACACAAATAATCATTCAGTGTTCCTTCTTTATTACCACCTTGTTTTAGTTACAAAGTATCGTAGACAGGTGATTGATGATGAAATATCTGAATATGCTAAAGATACTTTTGAAAGAATTTCAAAATCGTATCATATTACTTTAGTTGAGTGGAATCATGATAAAGACCACATTCACATCATGTTCAAGGCACAACCGAAAACGGAAATGACCAAATTTATCAATGCCTATAAAAGTGCTAGTTCTCGTTTGATAAAACGTGACTTTCCAAAAGTGAAACAATTTCTTTGGAGGGAAATGTTTTGGTCTAAAAGTTTTTGTCTTCTAACTACTGGTGGCGCACCAATTGATGTCATAAAAAAATATATTCAAAACCAAGGAAACAATCATAAATAG
- a CDS encoding HIT family protein, with amino-acid sequence MNWKENRILSVKNGTNPMVIKELKGSYVVFGDVQFLPGYCVLLPKREVRLLNDLTIEERQDYLLDMSLVGDAMMKALNPTRVNYEILGNKDHFLHAHLFPRYEWEDESVKYMPVWAYDASNWSNEETAYDPDKHDEIRNKIKNELEQLYKI; translated from the coding sequence ATGAACTGGAAAGAAAATAGAATTCTATCAGTTAAGAATGGTACGAATCCAATGGTAATAAAAGAACTGAAAGGAAGCTATGTTGTGTTTGGTGATGTACAATTTCTTCCAGGCTATTGTGTATTGCTTCCTAAAAGAGAGGTAAGATTATTGAATGATCTTACCATAGAAGAACGTCAAGATTATTTATTAGATATGAGCTTAGTAGGCGATGCGATGATGAAAGCATTGAATCCGACAAGAGTGAATTACGAAATATTAGGTAACAAAGATCATTTTCTTCATGCACATTTGTTTCCAAGATATGAGTGGGAAGATGAGTCGGTGAAGTATATGCCAGTGTGGGCGTATGATGCTTCCAATTGGTCGAATGAAGAAACGGCTTACGATCCTGATAAACATGATGAAATTAGAAATAAGATAAAGAACGAACTTGAACAGTTGTATAAAATATAA
- a CDS encoding metallophosphoesterase: protein MYNEVFVVSDIHGEYKKFKEILKYWDSNRQQLILLGDLCDRGLQSYECFYLAKYLCDNYGAILIKGNHEDLFLNFLNKTEDFKENYIINGGLKTLESFGYSENDTFKDIVLDIKKNNDKLIEFLTYLPNFYEWNDYIFVHAGVNLKINNWKDTSIRDFMWIREDFHFTPNRLNKTIVFGHTETKILNKNNKYDIWINDNKIGIDGGAVYGGYLYGVILDVHGIQDYVYV, encoded by the coding sequence ATGTATAACGAAGTATTTGTAGTTAGTGATATACATGGAGAATATAAAAAATTTAAAGAAATACTTAAATACTGGGATTCGAATAGACAACAGCTAATATTATTAGGGGATTTGTGTGATAGAGGTTTACAATCTTATGAATGTTTTTATTTAGCAAAGTATTTATGTGATAACTATGGAGCTATATTAATTAAAGGAAATCATGAAGATTTATTTTTAAATTTTTTAAATAAAACTGAAGATTTTAAAGAAAATTATATTATAAATGGGGGATTGAAAACATTAGAAAGTTTTGGTTATTCCGAGAATGATACATTTAAGGATATAGTATTAGATATAAAAAAAAATAATGATAAATTAATAGAGTTTTTAACTTATTTACCAAATTTCTATGAATGGAATGACTATATTTTTGTTCATGCAGGTGTAAATCTCAAAATTAATAATTGGAAAGATACAAGTATTAGAGATTTTATGTGGATTAGAGAAGACTTTCATTTTACGCCAAATAGGTTAAATAAAACTATAGTTTTTGGTCATACTGAAACGAAAATCCTTAATAAAAATAATAAATATGATATATGGATAAATGATAATAAAATAGGTATTGATGGAGGTGCTGTTTATGGAGGTTATTTATATGGTGTGATTTTAGATGTCCATGGTATTCAAGATTATGTATATGTTTGA
- a CDS encoding GNAT family N-acetyltransferase, translating into MTILETDRLILRELRKEDKFNLSKVLSDSESMQHYGHPFNEHEVEEWIKWNIENYATYNCGLWAIILKEDGTFLGDCGITMQNIDGEVLPEIGFHIIKEYCNKGYASEAANACMEYAFNVLGFEKIYSYSTIDNLPSQKVASKIGMKKHKVFEKNGLQHIVQIAIKEKESII; encoded by the coding sequence ATGACGATACTAGAAACAGACCGTTTAATTTTAAGGGAACTTCGAAAAGAAGATAAATTTAATCTTTCTAAAGTATTATCTGATTCTGAGTCTATGCAACACTATGGTCATCCGTTTAATGAGCATGAGGTTGAAGAATGGATTAAGTGGAATATCGAAAATTATGCTACATATAATTGTGGTCTATGGGCGATTATTCTGAAAGAAGATGGAACTTTTTTAGGTGACTGTGGTATAACGATGCAAAATATTGATGGAGAGGTACTACCTGAGATTGGATTTCATATTATCAAAGAATACTGTAACAAAGGTTATGCCTCAGAAGCGGCAAATGCATGTATGGAATATGCTTTTAATGTTTTGGGGTTTGAAAAGATATATTCATATTCAACTATAGATAACTTGCCATCTCAAAAAGTAGCATCAAAAATTGGGATGAAGAAACATAAAGTATTTGAAAAGAACGGGTTACAACATATTGTTCAAATAGCTATCAAAGAAAAGGAGAGTATAATATGA
- the thrS gene encoding threonine--tRNA ligase — MSNQQISIKFPDGSKKEYPKGILASEVAKSISNSLFKEAIVCRVNGTLVDLTYPIHQDSELSFYNINTAEGIEVIRHSTAHILAQAIKRIYPNALLSIGPVIENGFYYDIDLDQSISESDLSKIEKEMKKIQKENLTFIRSEVSYEEAKNVFKDNSYKVNIIESHKEEQLSIYQQGEFTDLCTGPHVPSTKYVNHFKLTKVAGAYWKGDSNNKMLQRIYGVAFASKEELDNYFDFLKEADERNHRKLGKQLKLFMFSEEAPGMPFYLPNGQFIKNKMEEFLRQIQLERGYQEVKTPLMMNQRLWEASGHWDHYHENMYFTKVDDNDFALKPMNCPGHMLIFKNELKSYKDLPLRIAEFGQVHRHEFSGALNGLLRVRTFCQDDAHIFIMKSQIQEEVKNVLELIDYLYNIFGFGYSIELSTRPEKYLGELSLWEEAEKSLSNVLDNLNLPYSINEGDGAFYGPKIDIHIKDALNRSHQCATVQLDFQMPEKFDLTYVNENNEKERPVVIHRAIFGSLDRFFGILIEHFKGAFPLWMAPTQVNLIGVSENNIEYVKQIQKVFAQENIRVNIDNRDEKLGKKIRESQMNKISYTIVVGDEEQNNNSLSVRKYGQSENVSKDITTFIKELKKEINSKELLV, encoded by the coding sequence ATGTCAAATCAACAAATTAGTATCAAATTTCCAGATGGAAGTAAAAAAGAATATCCGAAAGGAATTCTAGCAAGTGAAGTTGCAAAATCGATTAGTAATTCTTTATTCAAGGAAGCCATTGTTTGCCGCGTCAATGGAACCTTAGTTGATTTGACCTATCCCATCCATCAAGATTCAGAACTTAGTTTCTATAATATTAATACTGCCGAAGGGATTGAAGTGATAAGACACTCCACAGCACATATTTTAGCTCAAGCGATTAAACGAATTTATCCAAATGCACTACTATCAATTGGACCAGTTATTGAAAATGGCTTTTATTATGATATAGACTTAGATCAATCTATCAGTGAGAGTGACTTAAGTAAAATCGAAAAAGAAATGAAAAAAATTCAAAAAGAAAATCTTACATTCATTCGTTCTGAGGTATCTTATGAAGAAGCTAAGAATGTATTTAAAGATAATTCTTATAAAGTGAATATCATAGAAAGCCATAAAGAAGAACAACTTTCAATATATCAACAAGGTGAATTTACAGACTTATGTACAGGTCCACACGTACCAAGTACTAAATATGTAAATCACTTTAAATTAACAAAAGTTGCAGGTGCTTACTGGAAAGGTGATAGTAATAATAAGATGCTTCAGCGTATATATGGTGTAGCATTTGCATCAAAAGAAGAATTAGATAATTATTTTGACTTCTTAAAAGAAGCGGATGAAAGAAATCACAGAAAACTAGGTAAGCAACTGAAACTATTCATGTTTTCCGAAGAAGCTCCAGGGATGCCCTTCTATCTACCAAATGGGCAGTTCATTAAAAATAAAATGGAAGAGTTTTTAAGACAGATTCAATTAGAAAGAGGATACCAAGAAGTTAAAACACCTTTAATGATGAATCAAAGACTTTGGGAAGCTTCTGGACATTGGGATCATTATCATGAAAATATGTATTTTACAAAGGTTGATGATAATGATTTTGCATTAAAACCTATGAATTGTCCTGGTCATATGTTGATATTTAAAAATGAATTAAAATCTTATAAAGATTTACCACTTAGAATAGCTGAATTTGGACAAGTACATCGTCATGAGTTTAGCGGAGCTTTAAATGGATTACTTCGTGTAAGAACGTTCTGTCAAGATGATGCACATATTTTTATAATGAAATCTCAAATTCAAGAGGAAGTTAAAAATGTATTAGAGCTTATTGATTACCTGTATAACATTTTTGGATTTGGATATTCAATAGAACTATCGACTCGTCCAGAAAAATATCTAGGAGAATTAAGTCTATGGGAAGAAGCTGAAAAATCATTATCAAATGTTTTAGATAACTTAAACCTACCTTATAGTATTAATGAAGGTGACGGTGCTTTCTACGGTCCTAAGATTGATATTCATATTAAAGATGCATTAAATAGAAGTCATCAATGTGCTACTGTGCAACTTGATTTCCAAATGCCTGAAAAATTCGATTTAACATACGTAAATGAAAACAATGAAAAAGAACGACCAGTAGTTATTCATCGAGCAATATTTGGATCACTTGATCGTTTCTTTGGAATATTGATCGAACACTTTAAAGGGGCATTTCCATTATGGATGGCACCAACTCAAGTGAATCTTATTGGAGTATCTGAAAATAATATTGAATATGTAAAACAAATTCAAAAAGTATTTGCTCAGGAAAACATCAGAGTAAATATTGATAACAGAGACGAAAAGCTAGGTAAGAAAATTAGAGAAAGTCAAATGAATAAAATCTCTTACACTATTGTAGTGGGTGATGAGGAACAAAATAATAATTCATTATCTGTTAGAAAATACGGTCAGTCAGAGAATGTATCAAAAGATATCACAACATTTATTAAGGAATTGAAAAAGGAAATTAATAGCAAAGAATTATTAGTATAA
- a CDS encoding helix-turn-helix domain-containing protein: MSQNLEYLRSYQMFASVKQMDYAVMQYNKELSRAHYETLNTIKQYSCKIAGVCHLKYKTIAKVLGKSERTIMRHIKYLVAKGCLSKITTVRPKKGGDGANIFVINPPNTNVEEKLKSRVSQKKNNQNNQDKRSYFKRLSDNVEQAITNINDKYFRSRPFNVPEHIYAIHKAVFTDRKLELIAEQCIAEAVRLGVNSKTEQDDLLHYALKAVTKAKREYYRGERQDKIKSERYYAKKVVTNRVEKLRKYQSESEYLDYPEQQQIESIEMTPKWLLDQIEAEKRAASEPIKQKKYDEDELEKERERVRKMLQEPY; this comes from the coding sequence ATGAGTCAAAATCTAGAGTATCTCAGAAGCTACCAGATGTTTGCTTCCGTGAAGCAGATGGATTATGCGGTGATGCAGTACAACAAGGAACTTAGCAGAGCACACTATGAGACATTAAATACAATTAAGCAGTACAGCTGTAAGATTGCAGGTGTCTGCCATCTTAAATATAAGACAATTGCGAAAGTATTAGGTAAGAGTGAACGTACGATCATGAGACACATCAAGTATCTTGTCGCAAAAGGCTGTCTTTCAAAAATAACGACAGTACGTCCTAAAAAAGGTGGGGACGGTGCTAATATATTTGTCATCAATCCACCGAATACCAATGTAGAAGAGAAATTAAAAAGCAGAGTATCACAGAAAAAGAACAATCAGAATAACCAGGATAAAAGAAGCTATTTTAAAAGACTGAGTGATAACGTAGAGCAAGCGATCACAAACATAAACGATAAGTACTTTAGAAGCAGACCTTTCAACGTACCAGAACATATATACGCTATTCATAAAGCTGTGTTTACAGACAGAAAATTGGAACTCATTGCGGAACAATGTATCGCTGAAGCGGTGAGACTAGGAGTAAATTCAAAGACAGAGCAGGATGACCTATTGCATTATGCACTAAAAGCGGTTACGAAAGCAAAAAGAGAATATTATCGTGGAGAGAGGCAGGACAAGATAAAAAGTGAGCGATACTATGCAAAGAAGGTAGTTACGAACAGGGTTGAAAAGCTGAGAAAATATCAGTCAGAAAGTGAATATCTAGATTACCCAGAGCAGCAACAGATAGAGTCGATTGAAATGACGCCTAAATGGCTACTGGATCAGATAGAAGCTGAGAAAAGAGCCGCTTCAGAGCCGATAAAACAAAAGAAATATGATGAGGATGAATTAGAGAAAGAACGAGAAAGAGTAAGAAAAATGCTACAAGAGCCATACTGA
- a CDS encoding AAA family ATPase, with protein MENMDFLQYGETKFNEINKYLGNALTLLEYPENEVIEREEELKGLDYLMKRRETPVACLIGDAGTGKTALVETYAKRKYIQGEKTVVLSVNIGALNSGGVHNLKERMENLLPKVKEYEDVLKENDDSVKVMIFIDEVHRIISVFGKGSKEGGDILKPTLARAGQYVNVITATTREEYDRYIAKDGALARRLKTLVINELSPKITKMILKNWLINKIGQSSTDAIDDKVFDRIIRANKQMQSEFSEPAKSIDIIETMLAIHETDDVPMDRSLVDFVFRTSKNVDLEFNIDPSVVVENLKRRVRGQPLVLYTMERMIEMISWQAQGNDISNKPRGTGLLVGTSGVGKTEAVKALTEGIYGDESNLVIFSMTDYDTPGSSDRFRLDLGTTVRHRKSVVILLDEIEKAHRTVRLALLPILDEGIVTYFEEGTDGFLVRQQSSLRGSIVFATSNSGSKMFEDINRYAKELQDISQDKIDDYSNQLKFSTKKLEPIIQRGLEREFPPELLQRFTYTVPFNALNNSTKLDIANKMLAKELKEFMDRGYTISINNAVKWGLGYEEYKANEISMYIVFERMMTNNAGASGARNISKVIKTDIIPELLHKMREYPTLRRFKITTNGRCIFQTTEEAITNGAIEIVPY; from the coding sequence ATGGAAAACATGGACTTTCTGCAATATGGTGAGACAAAGTTTAATGAAATCAATAAGTATTTAGGTAATGCTTTAACGTTATTAGAGTATCCTGAAAATGAGGTCATAGAGCGTGAAGAAGAGCTAAAAGGATTAGACTATCTTATGAAACGTAGGGAGACACCAGTAGCGTGTTTAATTGGTGATGCTGGTACAGGGAAAACAGCTCTAGTTGAGACCTATGCAAAAAGAAAGTATATTCAGGGAGAAAAAACAGTTGTACTATCAGTTAATATCGGTGCGTTAAATTCGGGTGGGGTTCATAACCTTAAGGAACGTATGGAAAACCTGTTACCAAAAGTGAAGGAATATGAGGATGTTCTAAAAGAAAATGACGATAGTGTAAAAGTAATGATATTTATAGATGAGGTACATCGCATTATTTCTGTCTTTGGTAAGGGCTCTAAAGAGGGTGGGGATATTTTAAAACCCACTCTTGCAAGAGCAGGGCAATATGTTAATGTTATCACTGCTACAACAAGAGAAGAATATGACCGATATATAGCGAAAGATGGAGCTTTAGCAAGACGTCTGAAGACCTTAGTAATCAATGAACTCTCACCAAAGATTACTAAGATGATATTAAAGAACTGGCTGATAAATAAGATTGGTCAGAGTTCTACAGATGCTATTGACGATAAAGTTTTTGACAGAATTATCCGAGCTAATAAGCAGATGCAATCAGAATTCTCTGAGCCTGCGAAATCAATTGATATTATAGAGACGATGTTAGCGATACATGAAACAGACGATGTACCAATGGATAGAAGTTTAGTAGATTTTGTATTCAGGACTTCAAAAAACGTGGATCTTGAATTTAATATTGATCCATCAGTAGTTGTTGAGAACTTGAAAAGAAGAGTAAGGGGACAGCCGCTCGTATTATACACTATGGAACGCATGATAGAGATGATATCATGGCAGGCGCAAGGTAATGATATCTCTAATAAGCCTAGAGGAACGGGGCTTCTAGTAGGGACTTCAGGTGTAGGTAAAACTGAAGCGGTAAAGGCGCTTACAGAGGGAATATATGGAGATGAAAGCAACCTTGTTATTTTCAGTATGACAGACTATGATACTCCTGGAAGTTCCGACCGCTTCAGACTCGATTTAGGAACAACGGTGAGACATAGAAAATCTGTAGTCATACTACTAGATGAGATAGAAAAAGCACATAGAACTGTCCGTTTAGCATTATTACCTATCCTGGATGAAGGGATAGTGACATATTTTGAAGAGGGTACTGATGGCTTCCTGGTAAGACAGCAGTCTTCTCTAAGGGGCTCAATTGTTTTTGCTACCTCAAACTCAGGTAGTAAGATGTTTGAAGACATCAATAGATATGCGAAAGAGTTACAGGACATCAGCCAGGATAAAATAGATGATTATAGTAATCAGCTCAAATTTAGTACTAAGAAGCTAGAGCCTATCATCCAAAGAGGTCTGGAACGTGAATTCCCGCCTGAATTACTTCAGCGTTTTACATATACCGTGCCATTCAACGCTTTAAATAATTCGACTAAACTAGATATTGCCAATAAGATGCTCGCAAAAGAATTGAAAGAGTTTATGGATAGAGGATATACAATCAGTATAAATAATGCTGTGAAGTGGGGACTTGGATATGAGGAGTATAAGGCAAATGAAATAAGCATGTATATTGTATTTGAACGTATGATGACTAATAATGCAGGGGCTTCAGGCGCTCGTAACATATCTAAGGTAATAAAGACGGATATTATTCCTGAGCTGCTTCATAAGATGAGAGAATACCCTACATTACGTCGCTTCAAGATCACGACAAACGGAAGATGTATATTCCAAACCACAGAAGAAGCAATTACAAATGGTGCTATAGAAATAGTCCCTTACTAA